Proteins found in one Populus alba chromosome 14, ASM523922v2, whole genome shotgun sequence genomic segment:
- the LOC118034163 gene encoding strychnine-10-hydroxylase, which produces MDILLPYLSTLILTAIVLFSCYLLRRSKSSKTKLAPEAGGAWPIIGHLPLLAGAELPHLRLGALADKYGPIFTIRIGMYPALVVSSWELAKELFTTNDAIVSSRSKLTASKILGYNFASFGFSPYGEFWRGIRKIVASELLSNRRLELLKHVRASEVEVSVKELYKLWYSKDKNVESQILVNMNQWTADMNLNVMLRMIARKRYYDAGIVTEENEARRCQRAMREFFHLTGLFVLRDAVPFLGWLDWGGYEKAMKRNAEELDNIFDEWLEEHRRKRDSGESANKEQDFMDVMLYALDGINLAGYDADTVRKATSLSLIIGGTDTVTVTITWALSLLLNNTVALKNAQEELDVHVGKERLVNESDIEKLTYLQACVKEALRLYPAGPLGGFREFTADCTIGGYYVPAGTRLLLNIHKIQRDPRVWPNPTEFKPERLLGSHKAVDVKGQHFELIPFGAGRRACPGATLGLRMSHLVLASILQAFEISPPSNAPIDMTGTAGLTCSQATPLQVLVKPRLPASVYE; this is translated from the exons atggatatCCTTCTCCCATACCTAAGCACTCTCATACTAACTGCTATAGTACTCTTTTCATGCTACCTGCTAAGGAGGTCCAAATCTTCCAAGACCAAATTAGCACCAGAAGCTGGCGGTGCCTGGCCTATTATAGGTCACCTTCCCTTGTTAGCAGGAGCTGAGCTTCCCCACTTAAGATTAGGAGCCTTAGCTGACAAATATGGACCTATTTTTACCATTAGGATAGGGATGTACCCAGCTTTGGTGGTTAGTAGCTGGGAGTTGGCTAAGGAACTATTCACCACCAACGATGCAATTGTAAGTTCTCGCTCCAAACTCACAGCTTCAAAAATTTTGGGCTACAACTTTGCCAGTTTTGGGTTCTCTCCATATGGAGAATTCTGGCGGGGAATTCGTAAAATAGTTGCGTCAGAACTACTCTCCAACCGCAGACTTGAGCTACTGAAACATGTTAGGGCCTCTGAGGTTGAGGTCTCAGTTAAAGAACTATACAAGCTATGGTACTCAAAGGATAAAAATGTGGAAAGCCAAATTCTGGTTAACATGAACCAGTGGACTGCTGACATGAATTTAAACGTGATGCTCAGGATGATTGCAAGAAAACGATACTATGATGCTGGTATTGTTACTGAGGAAAATGAGGCGCGCCGATGCCAGAGGGCGATGAGGGAATTCTTTCACTTGACGGGGTTGTTTGTATTAAGGGACGCAGTTCCATTTTTGGGGTGGTTGGATTGGGGTGGATATGAGAAAGCCATGAAGAGAAATGCTGAGGAATTGGACAATATTTTTGACGAATGGCTAGAGGAGCATCGCAGGAAGAGAGATTCAGGTGAATCAGCTAACAAAGAGCAAGACTTTATGGACGTGATGCTATATGCTCTTGATGGTATCAACTTGGCTGGTTATGACGCTGATACAGTTCGCAAGGCCACATCCCTG TCTCTCATTATAGGGGGCACTGATACTGTAACTGTCACTATAACTTGGGCACTGTCGTTATTGCTGAACAATACCGTTGCATTGAAGAATGCTCAAGAAGAACTGGATGTTCATGTTGGCAAGGAAAGACTAGTGAATGAATCGGACATCGAGAAGCTAACATATCTCCAAGCTTGTGTCAAAGAAGCACTCAGGTTATACCCAGCAGGTCCACTTGGAGGATTCCGCGAATTCACTGCAGACTGCACTATAGGTGGTTACTATGTCCCTGCAGGCACTCGGTTACTATTGAACATTCATAAGATCCAAAGGGATCCACGAGTGTGGCCCAACCCAACAGAGTTCAAGCCAGAGAGGTTGCTTGGTTCGCACAAGGCTGTTGATGTCAAGGGTCAACATTTTGAGCTCATCCCATTTGGTGCCGGTAGAAGAGCTTGTCCTGGGGCGACTTTGGGACTCCGAATGAGTCATTTAGTGCTGGCGAGTATCCTCCAAGCTTTTGAAATCTCACCTCCATCAAATGCACCGATTGATATGACTGGAACTGCTGGGCTAACTTGCAGCCAGGCTACCCCCCTTCAAGTTCTAGTCAAACCACGCTTGCCTGCTTCTGTTTATGAATAG
- the LOC140954529 gene encoding uncharacterized protein yields MEDNTDSTSINQNTTLQNMFFLTIDPSDPFFIHTSDHPSMTLVPKVLDGTNYAMWRHSMLISLSAKNKLGFINGTILIPGESDPKYMLWQRCNDMVLSWILNSLNQELANSVLYVETPSEIWLDLQERFSQGNFSHHYQVQRSIVELQQNQDSIFTYYTKIKTLWDELKMSSPTIQCTCGGMKQLSNIEEKMRLGQFLMGLNENYSAIRGQIMLMQPLPTVKKAYSLLCEEEKQRGLVEHKVTEQVHAMNVKRSGSTSQRRDFSRNWMSGSSTMQGSKKRLHCTYCDGTTHTVERCNITPFCSSFTTQNAEALQWIIDSGATNHIATSVINKDIVPMFSQVTLPNGSYAKITSAGSAHVTKSLHVHDVLCAPSFHDLATKRMIGLGKQNSPSSPSSIPTQSSPSPTPNTPTPILRRSDRPRQTSVLLRDFHCGQVGMSQLSASTNKSASSRSGSKWVFRIKYKSDGTVERYKARLVAKGFNQQEGLDYHETFAPVAKLTTVHCLLALAAVRNWPLFQMDVNNAFLHGDLHEEVYMTPPPGLRRQGEKVVCRLYKSLYGLKQAPRNWFAKFSDAIKTVGFSQSHSDHSLFVQEKCSTLTIVLIYVDDIIITGNNDSVIQDIKLFLQKQFHIKDLGKLKYFLGLEVARSKAGIVISQRKYTLEIIDDVGFLGAKPVDFPMEQNLRLTNDQGEILNDASHYRRLVGRLIYLTITRPDIMYSVNILSQFMHAPRKPHWDAALRVIRYLKNNPGNGLLFSSSSSLQLRAYCDANWANCPMTRRSTSGYCHLPKLSTGLWLPQHVPLKPITLFCDNQAALHIAANPVYYERTKYIEIDCHVVREKIQAGQIVTKFVPSYLQLADIFTKALGGDNFKKLSVEDYLLVADVDPLLKIIL; encoded by the exons ATGGAGGACAATACTGATTCAACCAGTATTAACCAAAACACTACCCTTCAGAACATGTTCTTTTTAACCATTGATCCTTCTGATCCCTTTTTCATTCATACATCAGATCATCCAAGCATGACTCTTGTTCCAAAAGTTCTTGATGGAACCAATTATGCAATGTGGAGACATTCCATGCTAATAAGTCTCAGCGCCAAAAACAAGTTGGGATTCATCAATGGAACCATACTTATACCAGGAGAATCTGATCCTAAATACATGTTATGGCAACGATGCAATGATATGGTTCTCTCTTGGATTCTTAACTCCTTAAACCAAGAGCTTGCCAATAGTGTTCTCTATGTTGAAACCCCTTCTGAAATCTGGTTGGATCTACAAGAACGATTCTCACAAGGTAATTTTTCTCATCATTATCAAGTTCAACGTTCCATAGTAGAATTGCAGCAAAATCAGGATTCCATCTTCACATATTACACCAAGATAAAAACGTTATGGGATGAATTGAAAATGTCCAGTCCAACAATTCAGTGCACATGTGGTGGAATGAAACAACTGTCAAACATTGAAGAAAAGATGAGACTTGGCCAGTTCCTTATGGGATTGAACGAGAACTATTCAGCCATTAGAGGGCAAATCATGCTCATGCAACCTTTACCAACTGTTAAGAAAGCATATTCACTCTTGTGTGAGGAAGAAAAGCAAAGAGGACTGGTTGAGCACAAAGTTACTGAACAGGTTCATGCCATGAATGTAAAAAGATCAGGTTCTACTTCACAGCGACGAGATTTCTCTCGAAATTGGATGTCTGGCTCATCAACTATGCAAGGATCAAAGAAACGACTTCACTGCACCTACTGTGATGGAACTACACATACAGTGGAGagat GTAATATCACTCCTTTTTGCTCATCTTTCACGACCCAAAATGCTGAGGCTTTACAATGGATCATTGACAGTGGTGCCACTAACCATATAGCCACTTCAGTTATTAATAAAGACATTGTTCCTATGTTCTCTCAAGTCACCTTGCCGAATGGTTCCTATGCAAAAATTACAAGTGCTGGTTCTGCACATGTTACCAAAAGCCTACATGTCCATGATGTTCTTTGTGCACCCTCATTTCAT GACCTAGCTACGAAGAGGATGATTGGCCTGGGGAAGCAGA ACTctccatcatcaccatcatccatTCCCACACAATCTTCTCCTTCTCCAACACCAAACACACCTACTCCTATTCTACGTCGCAGTGATCGGCCACGACAAACCTCTGTTCTGCTCCGTGATTTTCATTGTGGTCAAGTTGGTATGTCACAACTCTCTGCATCCACAAACAAGTCAGCCTCTTCACGGTCAG GCAGCAAATGGGTTTTCCGAATCAAATACAAATCTGATGGAACTGTGGAACGTTATAAAGCACGGTTAGTAGCCAAGGGCTTCAATCAACAAGAAGGCTTGGACTATCATGAAACTTTTGCACCAGTTGCAAAGTTAACTACAGTTCACTGTCTTCTTGCCTTGGCAGCAGTCCGTAATTGGCCTCTCTTCCAGATGGACGTTAATAATGCCTTCCTCCATGGTGATTTACATGAGGAAGTTTATATGACTCCACCACCAGGACTTCGCCGACAAGGGGAGAAGGTTGTATGCCGGCTTTATAAGTCCTTGTATGGACTCAAACAAGCGCCCAGAAACTGGTTTGCTAAATTCTCAGACGCCATTAAAACGGTTGGGTTCTCTCAATCACACTCAGATCATTCTCTCTTTGTGCAAGAAAAATGTTCTACTCTAACCATTGTTCTTATCTACGTAGATGATATAATCATTACTGGGAACAATGACAGTGTTATCCAAGATATCAAGttgtttcttcaaaaacaattcCACATAAAAGATCTTGGTAAGCTGAAGTATTTTCTCGGACTAGAAGTGGCAAGATCAAAGGCTGGAATAGTTATATCTCAACGAAAATACACACTGGAAATTATTGATGATGTTGGATTTCTTGGAGCTAAACCCGTTGATTTTCCTATGGAACAAAATCTGAGGCTCACTAATGATCAAGGTGAGATATTGAATGATGCTTCACACTATAGAAGATTGGTAGGGCGATTAATCTATCTTACAATTACTAGACCAGATATCATGTATTCTGTCAACATCTTAAGCCAATTTATGCATGCACCAAGAAAACCTCATTGGGACGCTGCTCTTCGTGTAATAAGATACTTAAAGAACAACCCAGGTAACGGCTTATTATTCTCTTCCAGCAGCTCTCTGCAACTAAGAGCTTACTGTGATGCCAATTGGGCAAATTGTCCTATGACAAGAAGATCTACATCTGGTTACT GTCATCTGCCGAAGCTGAGTACAGGTCTATGGCTGCCGCAACAT GTCCCTTTAAAACCAATCACTTTATTCTGTGACAATCAAGCAGCACTTCATATTGCTGCAAATCCGGTCTATTATGAACGCACAAAGTATATAGAAATTGATTGCCATGTTGTGAGAGAAAAGATACAAGCAGGTCAAATTGTTACAAAATTCGTTCCCTCCTATCTTCAACTAGCAGATATATTCACCAAGGCATTAGGGGGAGacaatttcaagaaattatCAG TTGAAGACTATCTACTTGTTGCTGATGTTGATCCACTGCTGAAGATTATCCTCTAG
- the LOC118034159 gene encoding inactive protein kinase SELMODRAFT_444075 codes for MFPAKIEQQQSVNHQQRTTNTVPADKVVIAVKAENVISKTALAWALTHVVHPGDGITLLAVFTKEKSSKRFWNFPRLAGDCGSDQRKRLPDCVSEISENCSQMMLQFHNQIEVGVRIKVVSSTPGSVVAAEARRTGANWVVLDKKLKQELKHCIEELRCNIVVMKGSQAKVLRLNLGCSNEVQTPYYSAASSPEKDDGTLLGHSLKHSTPVSSPEEPSTPYSRTGEGSSSSSYDTEMPPFLAYEQNPLFQGLNKRNYTLKDDQNNYDDQLRAMYSDGERIVPLSTNPISAVSSGQKSLFWIPQNQIVDGNVSKTLSCRNTCKIKSPTSRTLLDKFVHYDHDALAGRLIPSHQKEIVSSGIRHAVSLGRTSSMPPPLCSLCQHKAPTFGKPPRQFSYEELEEATEGFSDMNFLAEGGFSKVYRGVLRDGQVVAVKLLKYGGSQADADFCREVRVLSCALHRNVVLLIGFCIDGKKRVLVYEYICNGSLDFHLHGNKRAPLDWNSRLKIAIGTARGLRYLHEDCRVGCVVHRDMRPNNILVTHNFEPLVADFGLARWHAECTIGSEERVIGTSGYVAPEYTSGGKITQTVDVFAFGLVLLELMTGQRISKLQFYRGPNFLSDCLHPVTALEPSHVMESIYELLDPCLASEQLPEFAFQLQAMGLAASLCLRQDPETRPPMSKVLGILEGGDLAVPLSLDVNSVGNRSGRLRGLSSRTQPDRRRGHSRKLSH; via the exons ATGTTCCCGGCGAAAATTGAACAGCAACAGAGTGTTAACCACCAACAACGCACCACCAACACGGTGCCGGCAGACAAAGTGGTGATCGCAGTGAAAGCAGAGAATGTGATATCCAAAACAGCATTAGCTTGGGCTCTCACTCACGTTGTCCATCCTGGCGATGGCATAACGTTGCTTGCTGTCTTCACTAAGGAAAAATCCA GTAAAAGATTTTGGAACTTTCCGAGGTTGGCTGGAGATTGTGGGAGTGATCAACGTAAGAGGTTGCCGGATTGTGTTTCTGAAATCTCCGAGAATTGTTCTCAGATGATGCTTCAGTTTCATAACCAAATTGAG GTTGGAGTGAGGATTAAGGTGGTGTCAAGTACACCGGGCAGTGTTGTGGCGGCTGAAGCAAGGCGCACTGGAGCCAACTGGGTTGTCCTGGACAA AAAACTGAAGCAAGAGCTGAAGCACTGCATTGAGGAACTTCGATGCAACATTGTTGTAATGAAAGGTTCTCAGGCAAAAGTTCTCAGGCTTAACTTGGGATGCTCGAATGAAGTCCAAACCCCATACTATTCTGCTGCTTCTTCTCCAGAAAAAGATGATGGGACGCTGCTTGGACACAGTTTGAAGCATTCTACTCCTGTAAGCAGCCCTGAAGAACCAAGTACTCCCTACTCGAGAACCGGAGAAGGCTCGTCATCGTCGAGCTATGATACGGAGATGCCTCCTTTTCTTGCTTATGAGCAAAATCCTCTTTTTCAAGGActgaataaaagaaattatacatTAAAAGATGACCAAAACAACTATGATGACCAACTTAGAGCAATGTACTCGGATGGGGAAAGAATTGTCCCTCTGTCAACAAACCCAATATCAGCCGTAAGCAGTGGTCAGAAGAGTTTATTTTGGATTCCCCAAAACCAAATTGTTGATGGGAATGTCTCCAAAACCCTGAGTTGCAGAAATACTTGCAAAATTAAATCTCCAACTTCCAGAACTCTACTTGATAAGTTTGTGCATTATGATCACGATGCTCTGGCTGGTAGGCTCATCCCGAGCCATCAAAAAGAGATTGTAAGCTCAGGTATCAGACATGCAGTTTCTCTAGGTAGAACTTCTTCAATGCCCCCTCCTTTATGTTCTTTATGCCAACACAAGGCACCGACTTTTGGAAAACCTCCAAGACAGTTCTCTTATGAAGAGCTGGAAGAAGCTACAGAAGGATTCTCGGATATGAATTTCTTGGCAGAAGGTGGTTTTAGCAAAGTTTATAGAGGAGTGTTAAGAGATGGACAGGTAGTTGCAGTGAAGCTCTTAAAGTATGGTGGCTCTCAAGCAGATGCTGATTTCTGCAGGGAAGTGAGGGTATTGAGCTGTGCGCTACACAGGAACGTTGTGTTGTTGATTGGATTTTGCATTGATGGCAAGAAGAGAGTATTGGTTTATGAGTACATATGCAATGGGTCACTGGACTTCCATTTGCACG GAAACAAAAGAGCACCTCTAGATTGGAACTCAAGGCTGAAAATAGCAATTGGGACAGCAAGAGGTTTACGATATCTTCATGAAGACTGCAGAGTGGGTTGTGTAGTGCACAGAGACATGAGGCCTAATAATATCCTCGTAACCCATAATTTTGAACCTCTG GTTGCTGATTTTGGGCTTGCTAGGTGGCACGCTGAATGTACTATCGGTAGCGAAGAGCGAGTCATTGGAACTTCAGG GTATGTTGCACCAGAGTACACCAGTGGTGGAAAAATTACGCAGACAGTTGACGTATTTGCATTTGGATTGGTTTTATTAGAGCTAATGACAGGTCAAAGAATCAGCAAGCTGCAATTTTACAGGGGACCGAATTTTTTGTCCGACTGTCTCCATCCTGTCACTGCATTAGAACCAAGTCATGTCATGGAAAGTATTTATGAATTACTGGATCCATGTTTGGCCTCAGAGCAACTCCCTGAATTTGCCTTTCAACTACAAGCTATGGGCCTAGCCGCTTCCTTGTGCCTCCGTCAAGATCCAGAAACCAGACCTCCAATGTCAAAG GTCCTTGGAATACTTGAGGGGGGTGACTTGGCCGTTCCTCTGAGTTTAGACGTGAATTCAGTTGGTAATAGAAGTGGCCGTCTGCGTGGTCTGAGCTCACGCACACAGCCTGACAGAAGGAGGGGTCATTCTCGTAAGCTTTCtcattga
- the LOC118034160 gene encoding protein JINGUBANG, with protein sequence MMNRGGIGTRMGDGEEIGTKFVDTGNSIPRSKFGNIMHSDPNISATVAAIPRDEVFAYRNSSASFTSPASYDPNRMSCEGSPMTMSPWNQTGAGSNFPWSIEENLPQNGLIGSLVREEGHIYSLAATKDLLYTGSDSKNIRVWKNLKEFSGFKSSSGLVKAIIIAGEKIFTGHQDGKIRVWKVIPKNPTVHKRSGTLPTLKEVFKSSIRPSAYVQVRNRSALWIKHSDAISCLTLNEDNTLLYSASWDRTFKVWRISDSKCLESINAHDDAVNSVVASLDGLVFTGSADGTVKVWKREQQGKRTKHSPVQTLLKQESAVTALAVNTSGSVVYCGSSDGMVNYWECEKQLTHGGVLKGHKLAVLCLASAGNLVFSGSADKTICVWRRDDKIHACMSVLTGHNGPVKCLAVEEDHEKSKDGDQRWVVYSGSLDKSVKVWSVAEMAPDMYQMAMMQQQQQYQRHMGSDADSLPSDGSSLASENRAN encoded by the coding sequence ATGATGAACCGGGGAGGAATAGGCACTCGAATGGGAGATGGAGAAGAAATAGGCACAAAGTTTGTGGACACAGGAAACAGCATACCGAGATCGAAATTCGGCAACATTATGCATTCTGATCCAAATATTTCAGCAACAGTTGCGGCAATACCCCGTGATGAGGTTTTTGCCTATCGAAATAGCAGTGCTTCCTTTACAAGTCCTGCCAGTTATGATCCTAACAGGATGAGCTGTGAGGGGTCTCCTATGACCATGTCACCATGGAACCAAACCGGTGCTGGCTCCAATTTTCCGTGGTCAATTGAAGAAAATCTTCCTCAAAATGGTCTGATTGGCTCGCTTGTTCGCGAAGAAGGTCATATTTATTCCTTGGCCGCAACCAAGGATCTTCTTTACACAGGTTCTGATAGCAAGAATATTCGTGTGTGGAAGAATTTGAAGGAGTTCTCTGGATTCAAATCGAGCAGCGGTTTGGTGAAAGCCATAATAATTGCAGGCGAGAAGATTTTCACGGGTCACCAGGATGGCAAGATACGAGTCTGGAAGGTTATTCCAAAGAATCCAACCGTGCACAAGAGATCAGGAACCTTGCCTACCCTAAAGGAAGTATTCAAGAGCTCTATCAGACCAAGCGCATATGTCCAAGTTCGGAACCGTTCTGCTCTTTGGATCAAGCATTCTGATGCCATTTCATGTTTAACCCTCAACGAGGACAACACCCTTTTGTATTCTGCTTCCTGGGACCGGACTTTCAAGGTATGGCGAATCTCAGACTCCAAGTGTCTCGAATCAATCAATGCTCACGATGATGCTGTTAATTCAGTAGTAGCGAGTCTAGATGGCTTGGTGTTCACAGGCTCAGCTGATGGGACGGTGAAAGTGTGGAAACGAGAGCAACAAGGCAAAAGGACAAAGCATTCTCCGGTTCAAACATTGTTGAAACAAGAGAGTGCGGTTACAGCTTTGGCTGTGAACACCTCTGGTTCGGTTGTGTACTGTGGATCCAGTGATGGAATGGTGAATTACTGGGAATGCGAGAAGCAGTTAACTCATGGTGGGGTACTCAAGGGCCACAAGCTTGCGGTTTTGTGCCTCGCTTCTGCAGGGAATCTGGTCTTTAGCGGATCAGCTGACAAGACCATATGCGTGTGGAGAAGGGATGACAAGATTCACGCGTGTATGTCTGTGCTAACAGGGCATAATGGACCTGTCAAGTGCCTGGCGGTGGAGGAGGATCATGAGAAATCCAAAGATGGTGATCAGCGGTGGGTGGTGTATAGTGGGAGTCTGGACAAGTCTGTCAAGGTTTGGAGTGTGGCTGAGATGGCACCTGATATGTATCAAATGGCCATGAtgcaacaacagcagcaataTCAGCGACATATGGGTTCTGATGCAGATTCATTGCCATCTGATGGGAGCAGCTTAGCTAGTGAAAACAGGGCGAACTAA